One Vicia villosa cultivar HV-30 ecotype Madison, WI linkage group LG5, Vvil1.0, whole genome shotgun sequence genomic window, TATACTTGTTGTTGTAATGTCCTAGAATGCTACTTGATGATATAGCATCATAAAAGGAAAATGGAGATTtgaaggagaagagaaaataatggTTATTCATTGCATAGTGCCTCAATGGCTATACGAGGACATGTTAATTACAAGCCAACTAATTATTGtaaaaaaatctaacaaatcTGACACCTCATTATTCAAAGAATCAAAATTACAAAAGAGagaaaacaacaaaataaaataaaaaaactgtaATGATTTGATTTCTTAAAAAGTTGCAAccaaaaaaaggaaaagagaacaaCAATTATCAAAACGACAATAAGAGTTAACGTGAAAAATGAAGATAAGAttaacttaaaaagaaaaaaaacaaggcTGAAGcaaatttatagaaaaatatttttaaacaattaaaaaataatatttttaaatattattaatattttagaaatttaataaaatactctttcctttttatattataaataaatttcacattttaaaatttatttaataattaatatatttgatatatatcagatactttaattatttaataaatacttATAAAAATCTAAAACGAAGAGAatagattatattttaaaatagtttgtcTTCACTCCTTATcctatttctattaaaaaattaataatgcaAGAATGGCATCAGAAGTGATATCAACACGGAATTTAGATATGTacatttgtttttgaaaaattttatttttgcttgGGTTTTTGTGTTAATGTTTACTACTAcgctttgaaaaaaaaaatttctagAGTAAATACACTCTAAGAAAATTAAGTGTAACCATAGCATATACctccaaaataataatatagaaaTTATGATACGCTCTTCTCTCCTTTCATCATCCCTTcataaaaagaagaataaaaatattatctCTCATCCTTTTAAAAAATCTCAgccaaaaaaattctaaaaaggcATGAAATATGACCAccctaaaaacaaaaatgaaattaaataacCATCCTTATTAAAGTCTAAATGACCATATTGATTTTTTCTCCTTATAAAGTCATAAAGATTTTTTATAActgttttacttttttttaataaaaaactaatgaaaaatactaaataatatacttttttttataagtcaaataatatacttttaacaattataaatttaattaaccaaaaacaaagaaaaaatatttaaattattttcctcATAGAGTGAGAAGAGAGCAAAGGGTAACAGTAATAAGCTACAACTGAAGAAGAAGAGGTAGCTTCTGAGATCTATAATCTCAATCTCCGATAGTCTCCTCTTCTCCTTCATTTCCCCCCTTTTCGCAGCCATGTTTTCCGCTAGCAAAATCAAAGCGGTTGATTTTTACAGGTCACACAATTTTCATCTCCGAATTCGCATCCGCATTCTACTTCTTTTATGATTTCATCTTCGTTTGATTTTGTCgttgcttttcttcttcttttgagctCTTTTTAAAGAGATTCCGATCGAAAATGCAGCGCTAGAGTTCAACCATTACCGCTGTTATAATTAGCGAATTATTATGAGATACTGAAAATAATCGATTCTACTGTTATAATTTGATTTGAGGTTTTGAAAATTTAGTTGTGAATTGTTAATAATTTTGTGAATTTTAACAGCACCGACATTAGGAATGTATGAATCATGAATGTGTGCTttctttcttgattttcttttttgttatAGTATTATTGACATGTGCATGTTGTTGTTGACTTTTGTCAACAGAAAAATCCCTAGAGATTTGACTGAGGCGTCGTTGTCGGGAGCGGGGTTATCCATTGTGGCAGCTCTCTCCATGATGTTTTTGTTTGGAATGGTTAGTTGCTAGCTTGTTCTGTTTATCACTAATAGAATTATGAACATAATGCTTTATTGCAGATGCATCCAATCCAATTATGAACATCTTCTGTTTTGTTTTGTTAAGATTCGGTACTTGAATTGGTTTTTAacttttgttttgatgtttgttttgtaattttgtttcAGGAACTTAATAATTATTTTGCTGTCAGCACTACTACATCTGTGATTGTTGACAAAAGTTCTGATGGTGACTTTTTACGTATAGATTTCAATATGAGGTAATAATACAGATAGGTGTTTTCTGTCTTTGGTTAAATATGTTGTTTCTGGAAGGGCGTTTAAGTTTACATCTTAACAAATTGTGATATTTTCTTAAGAATACTGAATTGTCCTTAAAGAAATTGTGAAGACCACCTTGTTAGGATATTAAGTAGTTGCCTGCTAGAGTATTGGCTAATTCATTAAACAAAACGTATTGTATTTTGACATTTTGGAGGCTTGAAATACTCTTGTAGAAGGAAGAGTGGTTAAGAGTTGTTACACCTTTCAAGGGCATTTTCATACTAGGTATGGGAGGCCTTTTTGATGAAGTGTACCAGTTTGTTATCGGATTATTGGTGAAATTAGGAGTGGGACGGGGATATAACAAGATAATCATTAAAAGGCTTGGGTTCAATTTTGATACTTGGCGTGTTGTGATGGTTTATCAAATTGGCATGAAGTCCAAACATTGCCAAAGTGATGCCTTCATCTATCACACTCTATcagttttttccaaactttcatTCCATTTGTAGCTAATCTTAGTAATATTATCAGtatgttaatttaattttaaagctCTTTATGAGCTTTATATTCCTCTATCTCTTTTTTTCTGGCTGATAGCTTCCACTTATTTTGCAGTTTTCCTGCTCTCTCTTGTGAGTTTGCATCGGTCGATTTGAATGACGTGCTGGGAACAGTAAGTTGCTACTTTCTATTGCTTTGTTTTCTTATTCATTTTATACTCATGCTATGACATCTTATCTCTTGTTCCCTGACACTTTGGCATTAGTCCCTAATTTTTTACCTCTTATTTACAGAACAGGCTCAATATAACAAAAACAATTCGTAAGTTTTCTATAGATTCAAATTTAAGACCCACTGGCTCCGAGTTTCATTCGGGAACGATTGCAAATGCTGTTAAGCATGATGATGAAGTAGATGAAGAATTTGTTGAAGGAGCTTTGCCACTCACGTCACATAGCTTTGATAAATTTATTCAGCAGTAAGTGAACCAGCATTGATATTGATTCGTTTGATTTTTTAGTTATGCAAAAGCTCATCTCCTAGATTTTTTTAATGGATCATTTACACAGTTCCATTTTTAATGATCCTTTAATCCTTTTGCAGGTTTCCAATTACAGTTGTAAATTTTTATGCACCTTGGTGTTCCTGGTGCCAACGTTTGGTAATTATTTTATCCTATTTCTTTAGCTTTTCTTTAATTCAGGAAATAAGGGTGCCGCCTGATGTATTTGTTGTTTCTTACACTGATTTCTGCTTCTTCAATAAAGTCTTACTCTTCCTCAAAAGATATATCTCGTCTTACTAACAAGCCCGGTAGCAGTGGCAAAGTCTAATTTAATTGTTTAGTGTATCCGCATCATTAGATACACTTCAGTAGTGACAGACTAATGCTAAGTCATGATGCGGAAGATTAAATGATATATTGATTGTCATGCAAAGGATGCTAATAGCTGCATATAATTGGTCCATATAAGATTATTGGAAGTTTCTTTTATACAATGAATTACTAATGCAAAAGTTATTTTCTTTAATGAATGATGGTGTGCTTGATAGATTCTGAACTTGTTACATGGATTTATCATCTATTCTTTTGCTTCAGAAACCTTCATGGGAGAAGGCAGCTAAAATAATGAGAGAGAGGTACTTTATTATTCAGTCATTTTTTCTCCCACTTCTTGAAAATACATTGTAGATGGTCTACTCTCACTTTGCTAATTCAATGTCCCACATTCATATCATTACACTTTATTTAGATATGATCCAGAAATGGATGGACGTATTCTGTTGGCAAAGGTAGATTGCACTAAAGAAAGTGATTTATGCAGGAGGTACTATTGCTATTTTATTtgctatttatttttttactcgTGGTTTACATAGATTTGtacttattttttcaattttattgttCAATGAAATTTGTAGcctttcattttaaattttggaATCAGAGATATAGAGACAATGTTGCAAAATTATGCCTTTAAAATAAGTGCTTAGATACTGATGAAAGGCCAAGCTGCTGATGACTTGGAGTGGAGAAAGAAAAGAGTGGAGATAGACTTTATTTATCTTAGTAGAAAATGAAGGGAGTATAAAGTTGTGGAAAGTTAAAAAGGGGGATAACTGCCCTTTGAGAGATATAATATTTAGAGAGAACTAAAAAAAATACGCGCTGGTGGGCCTCATTTCGGTTCTTTCCTGATTTAGCAAATGCAGCAGAATGATGTGTCATATGTATTAAGAGGATTTGTCAGTTCGACCCTTACAATAACTTGAATCTTTCATCAATTTGTCTTGCTCATCACTTATTAGGTATTACTAGTTATTAAGGTAAGAACTGTCAAAATGCATATAGATGCTAGTAACATGAGTAGTCCAACAATCTGAAGCCTGGAAATAAGTTATACTTTGCATTTACCTCAACACATGTCTACAATAAGTTGACAATATGAATAAGGTGAATGAGAATAAAGAGAGTTTTATTAATTGCATGTCATCTGTATGAGTAGTAGGAATTTACAATTGGATACTATCAATTAGAATTTACAATaggattttttttcttgttttctcaTTTGTTTACTACGTAAAAGGGGGATTTGATTTTCACATGAAATTTTCATTTTGGAAAAATATTCTCCCCATTTCAACCTCTTTAAAACAAAGTTTTTGCCTGTTTTTGTTTTCTGTTTGTGGTGCTTTAAACCTCTGTTGGGTGCATGCAGAAGGAGAACAAAACAAACACTTAGCTTCATGATATTCTCCCAAAGATAAATGTTAGTATTTATTTAGTAACATACTTTTTGCGCACTCTTTGTATTATAAATCATTCTTTATTATTGGTTCACTTTGATGTGGGTTCTAGTGTTCCACTAAATAACCAGAGCACTCTCTATTTAGTGGAACCCACATGAAAGTATCCAATAATAGGGAGTTTGTTGATAAGAGTGTATCAAAGAATGTGTTGCTAGTATTTCTCTCTGCCCAAATATATAATGTCTTTCAAAAGAAATCCATCAATTGGAACAGTTGAGAATAACTC contains:
- the LOC131602410 gene encoding protein disulfide-isomerase 5-4-like isoform X2; its protein translation is MFSASKIKAVDFYRKIPRDLTEASLSGAGLSIVAALSMMFLFGMELNNYFAVSTTTSVIVDKSSDGDFLRIDFNMSFPALSCEFASVDLNDVLGTNRLNITKTIRKFSIDSNLRPTGSEFHSGTIANAVKHDDEVDEEFVEGALPLTSHSFDKFIQQFPITVVNFYAPWCSWCQRLKPSWEKAAKIMRERYDPEMDGRILLAKVDCTKESDLCRRHHIQGYPSIRIFRKGSDVRSDHGHHEHESYYGDRDTESLVKTMESLVASLPTGSQHLALEDKSNGTENVKRPAPSTGGCRIEGYVRVKKVPGSLVISARSDAHSFDASQMNMSHVVDHLTFGKKVMPRALSDVKHWIPYIGRNHDRLNGRSFINTRDFEGNVTVSIIFYIEFSYNSVQALLLEFVWLI